A window of the Thermus thermophilus HB8 genome harbors these coding sequences:
- a CDS encoding cobyric acid synthase yields MGRAKALIVWGTGSGVGKSLFAAGLLRHFKRLGLEAAPFKAQNMANHARVVRGGEMASAQWLQALAAGVEPEVRMNPVLVKPFGERGAQVVVWGKVDPFLSGLPWKERRPHLEAPVREALEGLLAEYDLLVLEGAGSPVERNLWPDLPNLRVAEWADAKALLVADVDQGGALGALYGTWALLGEHRKRLIGFAFNKFRGDLELLKPAYALLRDWTGLPVLGTLPLLPLALPEEDGFRYRQPAGNGPKVALLRYPHAANLDEFWPLSELAQVVYAHSPEEAEGAWLLILPGSRLPARDLPWLRAFLPLIQRHLEAGKPVLAVCGGAEMLSEALLDEEGVEERGHFPGLGLLPYRVRMAREKTVERRRVRLRGLSGYWGRLEGLEVEGYEIHHGQGLPLFHQEGSLLATWLHGLLENPGVQKALFGREARGLEEGLEALADALERHLDLRALHRALGLTGRAFPASPTEAKAPVGCPDPPPPPGLVLLLGGAKSGKSRFAQRLAGPFATLVATAEARDEEMAEKIRRHQEERPPTWETLEAPLDLVGALKRARHPTVVVDCLTLWVANLMERGLDPLLEARRFLSAVEESGKRVIAVSNEVGMGIVPQNPLARRYRDLLGQVNALLAEAAQEAYLLVAGRALPLGGGKVPAQEAKRPGSHGGEPGPGRSRDPGP; encoded by the coding sequence GGCTTGGCCTCGAGGCCGCCCCCTTCAAGGCCCAGAACATGGCGAACCACGCCCGGGTGGTGCGGGGCGGGGAGATGGCCTCCGCCCAGTGGCTCCAGGCCCTGGCGGCGGGGGTAGAGCCCGAGGTGCGCATGAACCCCGTCCTGGTGAAGCCCTTCGGGGAGAGGGGCGCCCAGGTGGTGGTGTGGGGGAAGGTGGACCCCTTCCTCTCCGGGCTTCCCTGGAAGGAAAGGAGGCCCCACCTCGAGGCCCCCGTCCGCGAGGCCCTGGAAGGCCTCCTCGCCGAGTACGACCTCCTGGTGCTGGAGGGGGCGGGAAGCCCGGTGGAGCGGAACCTCTGGCCCGACCTCCCGAACCTAAGGGTAGCCGAGTGGGCGGACGCCAAGGCCCTCCTGGTGGCCGACGTGGACCAGGGCGGGGCCCTGGGGGCGCTCTACGGCACCTGGGCCCTCCTGGGGGAGCACCGAAAGAGGCTCATAGGCTTCGCCTTCAACAAGTTCCGGGGGGACCTGGAGCTCCTGAAGCCCGCCTACGCGCTCCTCAGGGACTGGACCGGCCTCCCCGTCCTCGGCACCCTCCCCCTCCTTCCCCTCGCCCTCCCCGAGGAGGACGGGTTCCGCTACCGCCAGCCCGCCGGGAATGGCCCCAAGGTGGCCCTCCTCCGCTACCCCCACGCCGCCAACCTGGACGAGTTCTGGCCCCTCTCCGAGCTCGCCCAGGTGGTCTACGCCCATAGCCCCGAGGAGGCGGAAGGGGCCTGGCTTCTCATCCTCCCGGGAAGCCGCCTCCCGGCGCGGGACCTCCCCTGGCTTCGGGCCTTCCTCCCCTTGATCCAGAGGCACCTGGAGGCGGGCAAGCCCGTCCTCGCCGTCTGCGGAGGGGCGGAGATGCTTTCCGAAGCCCTCCTGGACGAGGAAGGGGTGGAGGAAAGGGGCCACTTCCCCGGCCTCGGCCTCCTCCCCTACCGGGTGCGGATGGCGCGGGAGAAGACGGTGGAGCGGAGGCGGGTGCGGCTTCGGGGGCTTTCCGGGTACTGGGGGAGGCTTGAGGGCCTCGAGGTGGAGGGGTACGAGATCCACCACGGCCAGGGCCTCCCCCTCTTCCACCAGGAAGGAAGCCTCCTCGCCACCTGGCTCCACGGCCTCCTGGAAAACCCCGGGGTGCAGAAGGCCCTCTTCGGCCGGGAGGCGCGGGGCCTGGAGGAGGGCCTTGAGGCCCTGGCGGACGCCCTGGAGCGCCACCTGGACCTAAGGGCCCTCCACCGGGCCCTGGGGCTCACGGGGAGGGCCTTCCCCGCAAGCCCCACCGAGGCGAAAGCCCCGGTGGGGTGCCCGGACCCGCCCCCACCCCCCGGCCTCGTCCTCCTCCTGGGCGGGGCGAAAAGCGGCAAGAGCCGCTTCGCCCAGAGGCTCGCCGGGCCCTTCGCCACCCTGGTCGCCACCGCCGAGGCCCGGGACGAGGAGATGGCGGAGAAGATCCGCCGCCACCAGGAGGAGCGCCCCCCCACCTGGGAGACCCTGGAAGCGCCTTTGGACCTCGTGGGGGCCCTGAAGCGGGCCCGCCACCCCACCGTGGTGGTGGACTGCCTCACCCTCTGGGTCGCCAACCTGATGGAACGGGGCCTGGACCCCCTCTTGGAGGCGAGGCGCTTCCTAAGCGCGGTGGAGGAAAGCGGCAAGAGGGTCATCGCCGTCTCCAACGAGGTGGGGATGGGGATCGTCCCCCAAAACCCCCTCGCCCGCCGCTACCGGGACCTCCTGGGCCAGGTGAACGCCCTTTTGGCCGAGGCGGCTCAGGAGGCCTACCTCCTGGTGGCGGGGCGGGCCCTGCCCCTCGGCGGGGGCAAGGTTCCCGCCCAGGAAGCCAAAAGGCCCGGCTCCCACGGAGGGGAACCGGGCCCCGGCCGATCCCGCGACCCGGGCCCTTAG
- a CDS encoding alkaline phosphatase, with the protein MKRRDILKGGLAAGALALLPRGHTQGALQNQPSLGRRYRNLIVFVYDGFSWEDYAIAQAYARRRQGRVLALERLLARYPNGLINTYSLTSYVTESSAAGNAFSCGVKTVNGGLAIHADGTPLKPFFAAAKEAGKAVGLVTTTTVTHATPASFVISNPDRNAEERIAEQYLEFGAEVYLGGGDRFFNPARRKDGKDLYAAFAAKGYGVVRTPEELVRSNATRLLGVFADGHVPYEIDRRFQGLGVPSLKEMVQAALPRLAAHRGGFVLQVEAGRIDHANHLNDAGATLWDVLAADEVLELLTAFVDRNPDTLLIVVSDHATGVGGLYGAGRSYLESSQGVDLLEPQRASFEHMLRVLGQAPEASQVKEAFRAMKGVDLEDAEAERVVRAIREKVYWPEGVRQGVQPANTMAWAMVQRDAQKPDRPNIGWSSGQHTASPVMLLLYGQGLRFVNLGLVDNTHVFRLMGEALGLRYQNPVMSEEEALEILKARPQGMRHPEDVWA; encoded by the coding sequence ATGAAGCGAAGGGACATCCTGAAAGGTGGCCTGGCTGCGGGGGCCCTGGCCCTCCTGCCCCGGGGCCATACCCAGGGGGCTCTGCAGAACCAGCCTTCCTTGGGGAGGCGCTACCGCAACCTGATCGTCTTCGTCTACGACGGGTTTTCCTGGGAGGACTACGCCATCGCCCAGGCCTACGCCCGGAGGAGGCAGGGCCGGGTTCTCGCCCTGGAGCGCCTCCTCGCCCGCTACCCCAACGGGCTCATCAACACCTACAGCCTCACCAGCTACGTCACCGAGTCCAGCGCCGCGGGGAACGCCTTCTCCTGCGGGGTGAAGACGGTGAACGGGGGGCTCGCCATCCACGCCGACGGGACCCCCCTCAAGCCCTTCTTCGCCGCGGCCAAGGAAGCGGGGAAGGCCGTGGGGCTCGTGACCACCACCACCGTCACCCACGCCACCCCGGCGAGCTTCGTGATCTCCAATCCCGACCGGAACGCCGAGGAGAGGATCGCCGAGCAGTACCTGGAGTTCGGGGCCGAGGTGTACCTGGGGGGCGGGGACCGCTTCTTCAACCCCGCCAGGCGCAAGGACGGGAAGGACCTCTACGCCGCCTTCGCCGCCAAGGGGTACGGGGTGGTGCGCACCCCCGAGGAGCTCGTCCGTTCCAACGCCACCCGGCTCTTGGGCGTCTTCGCCGACGGCCACGTGCCCTACGAGATTGACCGCCGCTTCCAGGGCCTTGGGGTGCCGAGCCTCAAGGAAATGGTCCAGGCCGCTTTGCCCCGGCTTGCCGCCCACCGCGGGGGCTTCGTCCTTCAGGTGGAAGCGGGGCGGATTGACCACGCCAACCACTTGAACGACGCCGGGGCCACCCTTTGGGACGTGCTGGCGGCGGACGAGGTCCTGGAGCTCCTCACCGCCTTCGTGGACCGGAACCCGGACACCCTCCTCATCGTGGTCTCGGACCACGCCACCGGGGTAGGGGGGCTTTACGGGGCCGGGCGGAGCTACCTGGAGAGCTCCCAAGGGGTGGACCTCCTGGAGCCGCAGCGGGCGAGCTTTGAGCACATGCTCCGCGTCCTCGGCCAGGCCCCGGAGGCCTCCCAGGTCAAGGAGGCCTTCCGGGCCATGAAGGGGGTGGACCTCGAGGACGCCGAGGCGGAAAGGGTGGTGCGGGCCATCCGGGAGAAGGTCTACTGGCCGGAGGGGGTGCGCCAAGGGGTCCAGCCCGCCAACACCATGGCCTGGGCCATGGTGCAGCGGGACGCCCAGAAGCCCGACCGGCCCAACATCGGCTGGTCCTCGGGGCAGCACACGGCGAGCCCCGTGATGCTCCTCCTCTACGGCCAGGGCCTGCGCTTTGTGAACCTGGGCCTCGTGGACAACACCCACGTCTTCCGCCTCATGGGGGAGGCCCTTGGCCTCCGCTACCAGAACCCGGTGATGAGCGAGGAGGAGGCCCTGGAGATCCTCAAGGCCAGGCCCCAGGGGATGCGCCACCCCGAGGACGTCTGGGCCTAA
- a CDS encoding argonaute PAZ domain-containing protein → MFLNRFALRPLNPEELRPWRLEVVLDPPPGREEVYPLLAQVARRAGGVTVRMGDGLASWSPPEVLVLEGTLARMGQNYAYRLYPKGRRPLDPKDPGERSVLSALARRLLQERLRRLEGVWVEGLAVYRREHARGPGWRVLGGAVLDLWVSDSGAFLLEVDPAYRILCEMSLEAWLAQGHPLPKRVRNAYDRRTWELLRLGEEDPKELPLPGGLSLLDYHAFKGRLQGREGGRVAWVADPKDPRKPIPHLTGLLVPVLTLEDLHEEEGSLALSLPWEERRRRTREIASWIGRRLGLGTPEAVRAQAYRLSIPKLMGRRAVSKPADALRVGFYRAQETALALLRLDGAQGWPEFLRRALLRAFGASGASLRLHTLHAHPSQGLAFREALRKAKEEGVQAVLVLTPPMAWEDRNRLKALLLREGLPSQILNVPLREEERHRWENALLGLLAKAGLQVVALSGAYPAELAVGFDAGGRESFRFGGAACAVGGDGGHLLWTLPEAQAGERIPQEVVWDLLEETLWAFRRKAGRLPSRVLLLRDGRVPQDEFALALEALAREGIAYDLVSVRKSGGGRVYPVQGRLADGLYVPLEDKTFLLLTVHRDFRGTPRPLKLVHEAGDTPLEALAHQIFHLTRLYPASGFAFPRLPAPLHLADRLVKEVGRLGIRHLKEVDREKLFFV, encoded by the coding sequence GTGTTCCTAAACCGCTTCGCCCTACGGCCTCTGAACCCCGAGGAACTCAGGCCTTGGCGCCTCGAGGTGGTTCTGGACCCTCCTCCGGGGCGGGAGGAGGTGTATCCCCTTCTCGCCCAGGTGGCCCGCCGGGCGGGGGGCGTCACGGTGCGCATGGGAGACGGCCTCGCCTCCTGGTCACCCCCTGAGGTCCTGGTCTTGGAGGGCACCTTGGCGCGGATGGGGCAGAACTACGCCTACCGCCTCTACCCCAAGGGGAGGAGGCCTCTGGACCCCAAGGACCCGGGGGAGCGGAGCGTGCTTTCGGCCCTAGCCCGAAGGCTCCTTCAGGAGCGCCTCAGGCGCCTCGAGGGGGTCTGGGTGGAGGGGCTTGCGGTGTACCGGAGGGAGCACGCCCGGGGGCCCGGGTGGCGGGTGCTTGGGGGGGCGGTCTTGGACCTTTGGGTCTCCGACTCGGGGGCGTTCCTCCTGGAGGTGGACCCCGCTTACCGCATCCTCTGCGAGATGTCCCTCGAGGCCTGGCTTGCCCAAGGCCACCCTCTGCCCAAACGGGTCCGGAACGCCTACGACCGGCGCACCTGGGAGCTTCTCCGGCTGGGAGAGGAAGACCCCAAGGAGCTCCCTCTCCCGGGCGGCTTGAGCCTCCTGGACTACCACGCTTTCAAGGGCCGCCTCCAGGGCCGGGAAGGGGGGCGGGTGGCCTGGGTGGCGGACCCAAAGGATCCGCGAAAGCCAATCCCCCATCTGACGGGCCTTTTGGTGCCCGTTCTGACCCTGGAAGACCTTCATGAAGAGGAGGGAAGCCTGGCCCTCTCCTTGCCTTGGGAAGAGCGGCGTCGGCGGACCCGGGAGATCGCCAGCTGGATCGGCCGGCGCCTGGGGCTGGGCACACCTGAGGCGGTGCGCGCCCAGGCTTACCGCTTGAGCATCCCCAAGCTCATGGGCAGAAGAGCCGTGAGCAAGCCTGCGGACGCCCTCCGCGTGGGGTTTTACCGGGCCCAGGAAACCGCCCTGGCCCTCTTGCGCCTGGACGGGGCCCAAGGATGGCCGGAGTTTCTCCGGCGGGCCTTGCTCCGGGCCTTTGGGGCGAGCGGGGCTTCCCTCCGTTTGCACACCCTCCACGCCCATCCCTCCCAAGGCCTGGCTTTCCGCGAGGCGCTGCGGAAGGCCAAGGAGGAGGGGGTCCAGGCCGTGCTGGTCCTCACCCCGCCCATGGCCTGGGAAGACCGCAACCGCCTGAAGGCCCTTCTTCTCAGGGAAGGCCTTCCCAGCCAAATCCTCAACGTCCCCCTCCGGGAGGAGGAACGCCACCGCTGGGAGAACGCCCTCCTGGGCCTCCTGGCCAAAGCGGGGCTTCAGGTGGTGGCCCTGAGCGGCGCCTATCCGGCGGAGCTCGCCGTGGGCTTTGACGCCGGCGGAAGGGAGTCCTTTCGCTTCGGGGGCGCGGCCTGCGCCGTGGGCGGGGACGGCGGCCACCTCCTCTGGACCCTCCCCGAGGCCCAGGCCGGGGAGCGGATCCCCCAGGAGGTGGTCTGGGACCTCTTGGAGGAGACCCTCTGGGCCTTCAGACGCAAGGCGGGGAGGCTTCCTTCCCGGGTCCTCCTCCTTCGGGACGGCCGCGTGCCCCAGGACGAGTTCGCCCTGGCCTTGGAGGCCCTTGCCCGGGAAGGCATAGCCTACGACTTGGTTTCGGTGCGCAAGTCGGGTGGGGGGCGGGTCTACCCCGTGCAGGGGCGCCTGGCGGACGGGCTTTACGTCCCCTTGGAGGACAAGACCTTTCTTCTCCTTACCGTCCACCGGGACTTCCGGGGCACGCCCCGACCCCTGAAGCTGGTGCACGAGGCGGGGGACACGCCCCTCGAGGCCCTGGCCCACCAGATTTTCCATCTGACCCGCCTCTACCCGGCGAGCGGTTTCGCCTTCCCCCGGCTTCCCGCTCCCCTTCACCTGGCCGACCGCCTGGTGAAGGAGGTGGGCCGGTTGGGGATCCGTCACCTCAAGGAGGTGGACCGGGAAAAGCTCTTCTTCGTTTAG
- a CDS encoding SaoD/DsrE family protein, with the protein MRVAYVLSSPRAASHKLGQMILPQLEAGTHGVEVVGIFFFDDNTLVLQKGNPIGERLAKVAKEKGILLMMCDLCALERGLAEGEPRWCTPEGEGRKTPGTCRVSPHVVEGVEVGCFPDLYRALAGRVDQVITL; encoded by the coding sequence GTGCGCGTGGCCTACGTGCTCTCAAGCCCTAGGGCGGCAAGCCACAAACTCGGCCAGATGATCCTCCCCCAGCTGGAGGCGGGGACCCACGGGGTGGAGGTGGTGGGGATCTTCTTCTTTGACGACAACACCCTGGTGCTGCAGAAAGGGAACCCCATCGGGGAGCGGCTCGCCAAGGTGGCCAAGGAGAAGGGCATCCTCCTCATGATGTGCGACCTCTGCGCTCTGGAGCGGGGCCTGGCCGAGGGGGAGCCCCGCTGGTGCACCCCGGAAGGAGAGGGGCGGAAGACCCCTGGGACGTGCCGGGTGTCCCCCCACGTGGTGGAGGGGGTGGAGGTGGGGTGCTTCCCCGACCTCTACCGGGCTTTGGCGGGCCGGGTGGACCAGGTGATCACCCTGTAG
- the surE gene encoding 5'/3'-nucleotidase SurE, translating to MRILVTNDDGIYSPGLWALAEAASQFGEVFVAAPDTEQSAAGHAITIAHPVRAYPHPSPLHAPHFPAYRVRGTPADCVALGLHLFGPVDLVLSGVNLGSNLGHEIWHSGTVAAAKQGYLFGLSAAAFSVPLNGEVPDFAGLRPWLLRTLETLLRLERPFLVNVNLPLRPKGFLWTRQSVRAYEGVVIPGEDPMGRPFYWFAPRPLKEAEEGTDRWAVAQGFVSATPLRLDLTDETRLQPTLAHD from the coding sequence ATGCGGATCCTGGTGACCAACGACGACGGCATCTATAGCCCCGGCCTTTGGGCCCTGGCCGAGGCCGCCTCCCAGTTCGGGGAGGTCTTCGTGGCCGCCCCCGACACGGAGCAGAGCGCCGCGGGCCACGCCATCACCATCGCCCACCCCGTGCGGGCCTACCCCCACCCCTCCCCCCTCCACGCCCCCCACTTCCCCGCCTACCGGGTGCGGGGGACCCCGGCGGACTGCGTGGCCCTGGGCCTCCACCTCTTCGGCCCCGTGGACCTGGTCCTCTCGGGGGTGAACCTGGGGAGCAACCTGGGGCACGAGATCTGGCACTCGGGCACCGTGGCCGCGGCCAAGCAGGGCTACCTCTTCGGCCTCTCCGCCGCGGCCTTCAGCGTGCCCCTCAACGGGGAGGTTCCGGACTTTGCCGGGCTTCGCCCCTGGCTCCTCCGGACCTTGGAGACCCTCCTCCGGTTGGAGCGGCCCTTCCTGGTGAACGTGAACCTGCCCCTTAGGCCCAAGGGCTTCCTCTGGACCCGGCAGTCGGTGCGGGCCTACGAGGGGGTGGTGATCCCGGGGGAGGACCCCATGGGCCGGCCCTTCTACTGGTTCGCCCCGAGGCCCCTCAAGGAGGCGGAGGAGGGGACGGACCGCTGGGCGGTGGCCCAGGGCTTCGTCTCCGCCACGCCCCTCCGCCTGGACCTCACCGACGAAACCCGGCTCCAGCCCACCCTGGCCCATGATTAG
- a CDS encoding sugar phosphate isomerase/epimerase family protein → MDVRLAFPLSRAEEALPRLQALGLGAEVYLDPALLEEDALFQSLRRRFSGKLSVHLPFWNLDLLSPDPEVRGLTLRRLLFGLDRAAELGADRAVFHSGIPHGRTPEEALERALPLAEALGLVVRRARTLGVRLLLENSHEPHPEALRPVLEAHAGELGFCFDAAHARVFSRTPDPGPWLALAPEHLHLNDTDGVYDRHWNLGRGVLGHGAWLRPYLDRTMVLEVREDPEASLAFLQALAGEGRTALDRLLMGER, encoded by the coding sequence ATGGACGTCAGGCTGGCCTTCCCCCTTTCCCGGGCGGAAGAGGCCCTTCCCCGCCTGCAGGCCCTGGGCCTGGGGGCGGAGGTCTACCTGGACCCCGCCCTCTTGGAGGAGGACGCCCTCTTCCAAAGCCTGAGGAGGCGGTTTTCCGGGAAGCTTTCCGTGCACCTCCCCTTCTGGAACCTGGACCTCCTCTCGCCGGACCCCGAGGTGCGGGGCCTCACCCTGCGCAGGCTCCTCTTCGGGCTGGACCGGGCGGCGGAGCTTGGGGCGGACCGGGCCGTCTTCCACTCGGGGATCCCCCACGGCCGCACCCCGGAGGAGGCCCTGGAGCGGGCCCTGCCCCTGGCGGAGGCCCTGGGGCTGGTGGTGCGGCGGGCCCGCACCCTGGGGGTGCGCCTCCTTCTGGAGAACAGCCACGAGCCCCATCCGGAGGCCCTGAGGCCCGTTTTGGAGGCCCACGCCGGGGAGCTTGGCTTCTGCTTTGACGCCGCCCACGCCCGGGTCTTCAGCCGAACCCCCGACCCGGGGCCCTGGCTCGCCCTGGCCCCCGAGCACCTGCACCTGAACGACACGGACGGGGTCTACGACCGCCACTGGAACCTGGGCCGGGGGGTCCTGGGCCACGGGGCGTGGCTCCGTCCCTACCTGGACCGGACCATGGTCCTGGAGGTGAGGGAGGACCCGGAGGCCTCCCTGGCTTTCCTTCAAGCGCTCGCCGGGGAAGGGCGGACGGCCCTTGACCGTCTCCTGATGGGAGAACGCTAA
- a CDS encoding bifunctional 4-hydroxy-2-oxoglutarate aldolase/2-dehydro-3-deoxy-phosphogluconate aldolase: MDPLAVLAESRLLPLLTVRGGEDLLGLARVLEEEGVGALEITLRTEKGLEALKALRKSGLLLGAGTVRSPKEAEAALEAGAAFLVSPGLLEEVAALAQARGVPYLPGVLTPTEVERALALGLSALKFFPAEPFQGVRVLRAYAEVFPEVRFLPTGGIKEEHLPHYAALPNLLAVGGSWLLQGNLEAVRAKVRAAKALLSPQAPG; this comes from the coding sequence ATGGATCCCCTAGCGGTCCTTGCGGAAAGCCGCCTCCTCCCTCTCCTCACGGTGCGGGGAGGGGAGGACCTTTTGGGGCTTGCCCGGGTCCTAGAGGAGGAGGGGGTTGGGGCGCTGGAGATCACCTTGCGGACGGAGAAGGGCCTCGAGGCCTTGAAGGCACTACGGAAAAGCGGCCTCCTTTTGGGAGCGGGCACGGTGCGAAGCCCTAAGGAAGCGGAAGCCGCCCTCGAGGCCGGGGCCGCCTTCCTCGTCTCCCCGGGGCTTCTGGAGGAGGTGGCCGCCCTGGCCCAGGCCCGGGGGGTACCCTACCTCCCTGGGGTCCTCACCCCCACCGAGGTGGAGCGGGCCTTGGCCCTGGGGCTTTCCGCCCTGAAGTTCTTCCCCGCCGAGCCCTTCCAGGGGGTCCGGGTCCTGAGAGCCTACGCCGAGGTCTTCCCCGAGGTGCGCTTCCTGCCCACGGGAGGCATCAAAGAGGAGCACCTCCCCCACTACGCCGCCTTGCCCAACCTTTTGGCCGTGGGGGGAAGTTGGCTTTTGCAGGGGAACCTGGAGGCGGTACGGGCCAAGGTGCGGGCCGCCAAAGCCCTCCTCAGCCCCCAAGCTCCCGGCTGA